The genomic interval tggatattttttttacaaacgaGAAGTTCTTTTATTCCGTGTATGAAAGAGGCGCATATGTGCAATTAGAAGTAGCCGTATGTCAGTCCAGGGCTCCGTCTCTAAGGCCCATGAACTATAAAAAGGCCCAAATCGGAGGGAGACAACCTCCCGTGGCAACCAACCGcaccgcggcgcgcggcgaagTCGGTCGGCATAGAGCAACCGAGCGCGACGCGATGGCAAACGTGGCGCTGCTGTCCGCCGCCTCACCCTCCACCTTCTCCCCCGCTCCCCGggcccgcctcctcctcctcgctcgctgccctccgcctcgccgctcCGCCTTCCCCGGAACAGCAGCCTCCCGGCTCTCCATCAGTAAGCCCGCCTCCCCCCGCTTACCAGTTCGTGCCTCACCTCTTTCACTTAGCTCGCCGCTGTGCTCCTGCGCCGCGCCCAACTTTTCCAGTTTAGATTTGCCGGTGTCCTGTACGGTTGTACTGTGGATTCTATACTAGCGCTGATTCTGATGAGGAGAAGGGAACTCCAGCGAGGGAGATGAAGTGAGGGCCACAGGATTTGGATTGTAGTCTGGGTTTGCTCTGAGCCGCCGCAAATGGTAGTGGTGGGGTGCTGGCTGTCGATTCCAGTTTCCACGGGTAGTTGATGGCATTGCTCAATTCCACTGCCGCAATAGCTGTTCATGTTATGCACCATGTTGTTTTGTTCGTATTTCCCTCTTATAGTGTCTTTGCGCAAATTGCCAGTGGCTGCATTGAGTCATGATCCGATCAGGGAATGGATTCTCACCGAAGGGAAGGCCACCAAGATCACAGGAGTCAGCTCCATTGGTGGTGGATGCATTAATTCTGCTCAGTGCTACAGGACCGATGCCGGTTCCTTCTTTGTGAAGACCAATAGGTGTGCCAAGTTCCTTTGCGAATTAATGATTTGGGTTTTGTAGTGGTAATGAAGGAATAAATAAGTTGCTTTTTCTGCCAGGCGTATTGGTCCGTCTATGTTTGAAGGGGAGGCTCTTGGTTTGAAGGCAATGTATGACACAAATTCAATCCGTGTTCCATTGCCGTACAAGGTTAGTACAGGCTTTTCGTCTAAAACAAAAATGGGGTTAGGAAAGGATCATGTGCATGTTTTCATGATGCCAGAACGGTATAGTACATtgcatgtaaacacatgagtGCTTTTATtgtcatacacatacacaATGGATGTATTTCTATGATTTGTTAATGTCCCAGACCTAACGACGAGTTCTACTAATTGATTGGCATGAAACTGCATGTTTTTAGTACTGCTCATCTGATTATTGATATTTGTTCCATTACCTGCGATGCCTGATATTTACTAACTGGGTTAGAATTGCTAGGCAACCAGTTGGCACAGATGATTGTGTATTTGTGTAGGTATATGTTGTGTtgtgttttcattagttgCCTGAATCAGCTTCATTTTCTTCTTAGGacttaaaagtttttatttcatttaatttattctccATGCACCTGTTGGTACAGGTTGGAACGTTACCAACTGCTGGTTCTTTTATAATCATGGAGTTTATTGAATTCGGTCGTTCTAGAGGTGACCAGgtaaagttataaaaatatagtttagacTGGAACCTTTCCTAAAATCCTTTGTGGTtaaaaatcatttgttttcagTCAGCTTTGGGAAGGAAGCTAGCTGAAATGCATAAAGCTGCCAAGTCTGATAAGGGCTATGGTTTCTATGTTGACAATACAATTGGAAGGTATCATATCCCTTATGCCTGCACAATATAGCTTTGCTGAAACATGGCATATCGATAAAGTTTCATTGCAATTTCTAGAACTTTTCTAATGATCCTCTTCTCTTACTGTAGCACCCCGCAAATTAACACTTGGACTGCCGACTGGATTGAGTTTTACTCAAAGCATCGATTGGGCTTCCAATTAGAGCTGATAACCCAACGATTTGGAGATTCAGCAATATATGAAAAAGGTGCTAGGAGAAAGGACAACATATAAATCAAGCATCTGCCATTTCTTCTTAATCTGTGATCCTTCATCTTTGCTAACTTATGCTCCGTAAGTGCAGGTCAGCGATTGATCAATAATATGCTTCCACTTTTTGAGGGTGCTGTTATTGAGCCATGCTTGCTTCACGGGGATCTATGGAGTGGAAACATAAGCTCTGATACTAATGGTGATCCTGTAATATTGGACCCAGCCTGCTACTGTACGTTATATTCTCCGTTTTCCAATTCCAGACCCATGGTTATGGATTGGAATAGAATTTTCTTACTAGTCATGAATGCAAGTGTTAATGGGCCGAGTCTCTTGGGTTCTTTCACAATCCTATttaatccttaaaaaaatttagctcaaaaaTCTGTAAAGGTTTAGCTCCAACCCGTTTTAAACCCaacctttaaattttataggcaaaataGTTGGCCCATTACCAGCCTTAGTCATGGATATTGCTTGCATTGCAGcacatttttctaattttgcaAGGAACGTGATTATTGGTTGCATTACCAGTAAAGTGGCCTCTTATTATTTTTGCCATCGAAGACAAATATACATTGCATGCTTCTGATAATAATGTGCACTGAAGTGCTCAATATTTTTGTGTACCTGGATTACTGATTGTCTCACCAATGGCTCGTCATGACCTGTAGACAACTCGATGAAGGAAACTTATTGCTGTTTAACTGCAGATGGCCACAATGAAGCAGAGTTTGGTATGTCATGGTGTGCTGGATTTGGCGGGGAATTCTATAACTCCTATTTTCAGGTATTAACTTTCTTATTATGTTTCATGTATATGTTTAAGTACCAGCACTGCAGATCAAGAGTACATTTCATACTCTGAAATGCTGAAATCCATCGTcgttgattattttgttacatGTCAGATTTTCGCTATAGTTGCCTATACAGTGAACCTGCAGATACTGGATCTGAAAAACTGCAGTTAGAGTTCCTTGGGATAGGTCTGACAAGACAATATGAATGGTATTACTTTAATGACTTCCAACAATACCTAATTTGCTGGCCCAGGTGTAGATAATTCTCTATTTGAGTGATTAACGCGGTAATTTTCTAGACCTTGAGAGCAAACATAGAGGCTACCTTCTCTACTTTTTTAGTAACGTTGTATACGTATTTGGATACAGGATTAGTGACTTGTAGCAATCAAAGAGTGCATAATCTGGGAGTACTCCCACAAAATAAAgcccccacccccaccttTAGCTTTTCTTCTGAGGTGCATTCCTGATGCGGCATGTGTCACATCAATTCTGCTTAGTGCTTCTCTCTCCCTGTTTTGGGGTATTTTACTAAATCTGTCGGATGGATTACAGAGTGCTCAGTTCTTTAGTACTAGTATGAATTCGATGGTGAGTGTAAATGCGTGTATACTTTACTCTTGCACAGGTGATGCCGAAACAGCCAGGCTTTGAGAAGAGGAGGGACTTGTATCTTCTGTACCATTATCTGAATCACTACAATCTTTTTGGCTCCGGGTACCGCTCATCAGCTATGTCCATTATCGACGACTACTTGAGGATGCTGAAGGCTTAGCTTTACTTCTGTTTCCATCGCAAAGAACAGAATGAAGAAGAGGTACGTATATATGTCATGTTTCTTATATACTGTATAGTCTCGATACGTTGTGAATCCATTGTGAAATAAACATAACCGTATCAACCGAAAGGTCGTCAAATCTGCAAATATCTTACTGTTGATCCACCGTGACCCTGTTTCCGGATGTGCTAGGTGTCGCGCAAGAACAACgcattcttttcctttttcatctTTTGTGGTGGACGAGTATGATACTGTCGTCAGACGAGAACGGGTCAACGTGACAACCATCCTCTGACCTACTTAATCTAGCCAGTCAAGTAGTCAACTGAAATGACACTATGATAACATGCACTTGTGCTACTTGGATATCCTTAACAACAAATGTAAAGGCGATAGATAGTATCATCCTTGCCCACGCACTGAAGACATTTTTAACTACCTAAGTCCACCCAACGTGGCGGACTGCTATTCGACCCCTGCTAAAAGAGCATCACAAACTTTAGGATTTGTTGCACCCTGTGCTCCCCAGCTAATCCCTAGCAAAGCAAGCAACCGCAAACGCGTCTCAAATATTCTTTTTCACCACCTACTCCCCTGTTTTTAAACCCTCGTCACGATCCTTAGTCTCACGTTTCACTTGCATCATTTCGTGAACGTTTCTTGTGCGTGTTACGTTTTCTGCGTTTCACCTGTGCAGCACAGTCCGTTTGCTTCGTTGGCTTGTTTCGAGTTCAAGTGTGTAGCATAAGATAGAGATGGAGCAAGACGAGAGCTCGGGCGTGCAGCCGCTGACCGGGAGGCGCGTGCGCGCGGACACGAGGCACCCGGTGTACCGCGGCATACGGCTCCGCAGCGGCAAGTGGGTGTCGGAGATCCGCGAGCCGGGCAAGTCCAGCAGGATCTGGCTCGGCACGTTCCCGGCGCCCGAgatggccgccgcggcctacGACGTCGCCGCATTGGCGctgcgcggcgccgaggccgcGCTCAACTTCCCCGGCAGTGGCACGGCCACGTCGCGCCCGGTGCCGGCCTCCAGCTCCCCCGACGACATccgcgccgcagccgccgcgatGATCGGCTCCCGAAACCGTGATGACCCGCCCGACGCCACAACCACGTCTCGGGCGTCGCCggaggccgccgtcgccgctggcaCTTGTGATCAGAGACGCGTCGTGGACGTGGACGACGTCTTCGAGATGCCGCGGCTGCTGGCGAGCATGGCCGAGGGCCTGATGATGAGCCCGCCGAGGCTGAGCCCCgcgacggacggcggcggcgtgtcgacggaggacgacgaggacgaggacggcATGAGCCTGTGGAACCATTGCTGAAATGAACTTTTTTACGTGTGCGTATACGCATTTGCAGGACAGAAGACACCATCACACCATGTATGCGGGTATGCCCGTTTGTTCGTAACTTCGTATGTTTTCTGTGCCCACGTAGTACGTACTCGGCACGTATGCGAGATAGGAACGGAGCAGAGCAGGATACTGACTTTTATCGTAGGCGTCCTGTAACGTGTATACGGCTATATGGTCACTCGACTAATCCGTAGATTGAGTTATGGCTGAAACGCCGCTTCTGATACATAATTCGTTGTACAGCATTTGGCAGGATTTTCCCTTTAAATGAAATGTTGTGACCAAATTGGCAATACACCGGCTGTACTTACACGTataactagctagctgctgtcctctccctctcggagCCTCATTCGCCGAATTTAATTGTGCCATTCAGAGCATATCCTCGGGATTGGGGACATCGAACGATAGGCTAGTCTCAATGCATAATTTCATGGTATAGTTAACAAGACTAAAAACTAGGTAACCGAGCTAGATTAGTTTTATGGGGATAaaacttctctctcatcttataAAACTCCCTTATTTAATGACCATGTTAAATTAGCAATTTTGTTGATATGGCATACTATTTAATATACATGACACCCCATAAAACATGTATTAAGACTAGCCTTATGATTCAGTTTCTTCATAACTATCTCCCTCTTTTGGTTTaggcttatacttataagccaagatttaaaattttaacccttaaatttagagttgattttagggtttttta from Oryza brachyantha chromosome 3, ObraRS2, whole genome shotgun sequence carries:
- the LOC102715375 gene encoding protein-ribulosamine 3-kinase, chloroplastic isoform X1, translated to MANVALLSAASPSTFSPAPRARLLLLARCPPPRRSAFPGTAASRLSIMAALSHDPIREWILTEGKATKITGVSSIGGGCINSAQCYRTDAGSFFVKTNRRIGPSMFEGEALGLKAMYDTNSIRVPLPYKVGTLPTAGSFIIMEFIEFGRSRGDQSALGRKLAEMHKAAKSDKGYGFYVDNTIGSTPQINTWTADWIEFYSKHRLGFQLELITQRFGDSAIYEKGQRLINNMLPLFEGAVIEPCLLHGDLWSGNISSDTNGDPVILDPACYYGHNEAEFGMSWCAGFGGEFYNSYFQVMPKQPGFEKRRDLYLLYHYLNHYNLFGSGYRSSAMSIIDDYLRMLKA
- the LOC121053779 gene encoding ethylene-responsive transcription factor ERF027-like; this translates as MEQDESSGVQPLTGRRVRADTRHPVYRGIRLRSGKWVSEIREPGKSSRIWLGTFPAPEMAAAAYDVAALALRGAEAALNFPGSGTATSRPVPASSSPDDIRAAAAAMIGSRNRDDPPDATTTSRASPEAAVAAGTCDQRRVVDVDDVFEMPRLLASMAEGLMMSPPRLSPATDGGGVSTEDDEDEDGMSLWNHC
- the LOC102715375 gene encoding protein-ribulosamine 3-kinase, chloroplastic isoform X2, whose translation is MVVVGCWLSIPVSTVAALSHDPIREWILTEGKATKITGVSSIGGGCINSAQCYRTDAGSFFVKTNRRIGPSMFEGEALGLKAMYDTNSIRVPLPYKVGTLPTAGSFIIMEFIEFGRSRGDQSALGRKLAEMHKAAKSDKGYGFYVDNTIGSTPQINTWTADWIEFYSKHRLGFQLELITQRFGDSAIYEKGQRLINNMLPLFEGAVIEPCLLHGDLWSGNISSDTNGDPVILDPACYYGHNEAEFGMSWCAGFGGEFYNSYFQVMPKQPGFEKRRDLYLLYHYLNHYNLFGSGYRSSAMSIIDDYLRMLKA